ACGTCGGCACCGATGCTCGCGGTCCAGGTGTCGGCTTCGTAACCGACGTTGGTCACCGAGAAGGCGTCTGCTTCCGCGGCACGGTAGCTACCCTGCACCCAGAGGTTCACGCCCGGGCTGTCGAGATCCGCACGCGGACCGTCGAGATACTGGTTCATCGTCTTGTGCGCTTCGAACAGTTCGCGCGACACGCCGCCATCGAGGATCGGAAGAACTTCGGCGGCAAAGCGGTCGAAGTCTGCCGGATCGAGGGCGTTGATGATGTCCAGGTTGGCCGGATCGATGGTTCCGTCGAGGAAGCCGTCGGTCAGCGCATCGCCCAGCACGACGATGTTCGGATCGAGGCTGTCCACGCCGACATTCACGCCATTGACCGCGACCGAGATGCCGGTGCCGTCCACGGTGGTGACATAGTCGAGGAACAGGTCGTCGTCATTGACGGTGACCGTGCCGCCGGCATCGGTGAAGGTGCCGGTGGTCGTGACGACCGCAATGTCCATGTCGATGAGGTCGGCATCGAGCGGGGTGTCGATCAGGACTTCGCCGGTCGCGGCGAGCGTGCCGTCACCGTCGATCGTCAGGCTGTCTAGCCCCAGGTCGAAGCTGTTCGTGCCGTCGAGGGTGAGGTCGCCCGCGAAGGTGACATCGCCCACCACCATGCTGTCGCTCAGCGTGGCGGTTTCGAAGCCGAGCGGGCCGAGGTCCGCATTGAGCATCGAATTGACGATCTCGAAGCTGTCCGTACCGTCGCCGCCATCAAAGTCGCCCATGAAGGTGGCGAAGTCTTCCACGCCGTCGAAGACGAGCATGTCGTCGCCGCCGCCAAGGTTCACGTCACCATCGGTGCTGGCACCGGTGGTGAAGGTCACCATGTCGTCGCCATCGCCGAGCGCGACGGCGGTGCCGCCGGTGCCGGTGATGTCGCCAGCCGAAGTGATGGTCACCTGGCTGCCGTCGAGCGAGGCGATGCCGATGTCACCCGACACCGAACCGGTGGTGCCGATAGTGATGTCGGTGCCAACGCCGGTGCCGGCATAGATGCCGGCATCGTCGGTGAGGTCGAGATCGCCGCCAACGGTCGCATCGGTCGAGGAGACCATGCCATCGACATTGATGGTCACGCCATCACCGTCGACCAGGATCGCATTCCCATCGTCGACCATGACGCTGCCATCGGTGTCGACATCAAGGGTCGAGCCGGCGGCGAGCGTCACCATTTCGGTGGTGTCGCCGGTCAGCGTGACCGTGGTGTCTTCACCGACGGTGAACATGGTGTCGCCCGCACCCGACAGGACGAAGCCGCCCGTACCGGTCTGCAGGAAGGAGACGTCCTCGAAGTTGAGGAAGTCGCCGGTCGACGAGAAGGCGTCGAGCGTACGGCTGACGTCGGCGTCGGTATCGTTGCCGAAGATCAGCGCGTCGGTGCCGGTGCCGCCATCGACGTCGCCGGTGACGGTCGCCGAGTTCCACTGCTGGAACACGTCGTCGCCGTCGCCGAGATCGGCGGCGAGGCCGTCACGGCCTTCGATCGAGCCGTAGTTGGCAACCGTGGTCGAGGCATTCATGCCGTCGACGGTGGCGATCCCGATGTCTCCCGAGATGGTCCCGGTCGCTTCGTTGGTGATCATCACGCCGTCATTGTCGCCGACATAGATGCCGATGTCGTCGTCGAGCGTGGCATCGGTGCCGTCACCCGAATTGATGAGCCCCGCATTGGAAATCATCACGCCATCGCCATTGACGAGAACGGCATTTCCGTCCGCGACATCGACGCTGCCATCAGCACCGACCGAGAAGTCGCTGCCCGCTTCGAGCGTGACCATTTCGGTGAGGTCGCCGTCGAGCATGGCCATGCTGTCGGCGGCGAGGGTGAGCATCGCGTCCGACGTGCCAGTGAGCGTGACGTTGCCGAGGCCCTGCGTCAGGACCTGGATGTCCTCGACGTTCGTCAGCTGATCGAGCGAGCGGCTGACGTCTTCATCGCTGGCGTTGCCATAGATGACGAGATCCATGTCGTCGCCGAGATCGATGTCGCCGGTGATCGTGGCGCTATCCCAATACTGGACGACATCGTCGCCAGCACCAAGATCGACGGCAGTGTCGCCGTCGGTGGTGATTTCGCCATAAGCGATGAGCGTGTTGGCACCCGCATCGCCCATCACGGCGGCTTCGCCGTCGCTGACGATGATCGAGCCGTCTTCACCAACGGTCAGCGTGGCGCTGTCGCTGATGGTGGCATCGCCGGTGATGTCGCCGTCGAGCGTCGCCATGCTGTCGTCGGTCACGACGAGGTCGGCATCGCTAGAACCGGTGAGCGTGACATCGCCCGCGCCGAGCGTGGTGACGTTGACCGTTTCGAAGCCGGCAAGCTGATCGAGCGAACGCGATACGTCGACCGCGCTGTCGTTGCCATAGGTGATGTTGTCATCGCCAAGGCCGCCGTCGATCATGCCGGTGACGGTTGCCGTATCCCAATATTGGACGCTGTCCGCACCATCGCCGAGGTCGATGGCGGTGGCGCCATTGGTCGACACATCGCCGTAAAGGACGAGGCTGTTATCGCCATCCGAACCGACGATCGCAGCTTCATTGTCGGTGACGACGACCGAACCCGTGTCGGCCACGGTGAGCATCGCATCGTCGCCGATGGTAATGTCATCCGTATTGTCGCCCGACAGGGTGACCATGCTGCCGTCGGCAATGGTGAGCGCCGTGGAACCCAAGCCGGTGAGGTTGGTCGTGCTGCCGGCGCCCGAGGTGAGGATCACATAATCCTCGAACCCGGTGAAGTTCGCGGCATCGTTCACGCCCGTGAGCGACAGGTCCGAATTGGCGCCAGTGTCATTGCCGAAGACGATCGTGTCTTCGCCCGTGCCGCCGAGGACCGTGCCGCTGGTGGTCGAGCCGGCCCAGCTCTGGAAGTAGTCGTCGCCGCCGCCAAGGTCGACGGCCGTGCCGCCGGAGCCGGTGAGCGAGCCACGGTTGATCACGGCCTGGCAGGTATCGCCAGCGGTGCTGGCATCGACACCCACGGTGCCGGTGATCGTACCGGTGGAATCGTTTTGGACAACGGTGTTGCCGCCGGTGATCGTCACGGCCGTACCCGGCGTCGTATTCACGATCGAGCCTTGGTTGGTCAGATAGTTATCGGTTCCGATGGTGAAGGAATTGCGCTCACCCGTCTCCGTCAGGAGATAGGTGACGCTAGAACCGTTGGTGACGTCGGTACCAGGCGCCGCGTCTGAACTGGTGAAATCGTAGGTGGTCGGCTCCGAGACGCCGCACGAAAGATGACCCGCCTGTGCCGGCGTGGCAAAAAGCGATGCGGTGGCGATGGCCGCCACCGCGGTGCCCGTGAGGGCCCGTGTACGTTGAATTGTCATGATATTCCCCTCTTACTCCCTTGAACACAGGCACAGGCCGGGAGGGCCGACGTGTGCCAACACGATGAGGCTCAAGCGCCGCATGCAGATCGAAGTTCCATCGCGTCGGGCGCCGAATGTCTCGGGCGCAGGCCGATATGCGATGAAGCGATGCAATGGATCGACGAAGGGCGGTCGAATTTTACCGGCCCCAAAGGCCACCCCCTCTGGCGTTGATCAAAGTTGTTGCAAAATTACAACGGTTTGGCCGCAATTAGCGTGCTCAGGGTAATATTGCGACGCTTTGGCTTCGTCGGGGACTTCCAGAGGGCGTCCTGGCGACGTCCGGTTCGAGATTCCGATGCCTGCGTATCGTTGTCGGGCTTGCGCGCTTCGAGGCCACTTCATCGCGCGTCCTCGAACTCACTCGACGGCCGCACGCCCTCTTTGGGGCGGCGATGCCGTCGGCCATCCCCCGGATAGCCATTAGCCATCGCGGTGCCGGTTGCAGGAGTCGAACCCGCGACCTTCGGTTTACAAAACCGCTGCTCTACCAGCTGAGCTAAACCGGCTTCCCGCGAAATGCGCCCTTAAACTCAAACCACGCCGAAGGTCCAGCCTTCGGTGCGCGCGATCTTGGGCGTCATTGCGGCGGGCGTGAAGGGAGCGGGTTCGGTCGCGAGGACGTGCATCATCCCCGCGGCGGTCACTAGCGCATCACTCTCATGATCGCTCGGGTCATGGTCGAGGCGCGCGGCCGGGCTGCCGAGCGCGACGAGGGCGGTGTCGAGGCCATCGGCGGTGCGCAGCTTGGTGCCGCGCCCGCCCGCGCGGCGGAGGTAGAGGCGGCCGTAGATTTCAACTACTGCGCTGCCGTCTTGTGGAAGCGGATCGAAGGGCCAGACCGGAAGCTGACCGTCGAGGCGGTGGAGGAGGCGCATGCCCGCGAAACTGGCCTTGGCGACCTGCGCCGCGCCGATCGCGTCATAGACCGTCGCTGCCTTGCCGCCACCCATGGCATTGAGCTGCTTCTCCACCGTACGAAACCACATGAAGCGCGCTTTCTCGCCATCGGCCTTGCCGAAATAGAAGTGGCGGCGGTGCTTGTGCTCGAGGAAGCTCGCCGCGCCGAGGTCCTCGTCGTCGCTCAAGCGGTCGACATAGGACCAGAAGGCCTTGGCGGTCTGCGGCACGTTTTCGCCCGGCAGGTAACTACCGCGTTCGATAAGCGGCGGGGCGAAGGAGAAGTCGAAGCCGAAGAGGGTGGGGGCGCGGCTCGCTTCGCCGCGCATCCAATCGAGGACCTCGGCGCGTGACCATATGTGTCCGGGACGCACGAGCGCAGGCGCACGGCCGCGCTCCATCCGTGCGACCGCAATGCCCTTGTGCCGCGCCCCCTTCGCGCCGGACCAGTCGATGGCGACGGTCCGGGCGAAGCGCCTGATGAGGCTCACACCAGCGGCGGCTGGCTGTCGTCCTCAGGCGGCGGCGACTTGGGCAATTTCTTGGGACGCGGGGCGCGAGGCGCACTGGTCGCGTCAGCCTGCGCATCCCAACGTTCCAGCGTGCGCGCGGCGAAGTCGCGTCCGCCGAGCCCGAAGGCCAGTGCGGTGGCGATGGCGGCAGAGCCAAGGATGAGGCCGAATGCGAGGATCACGATCTCGTTGGCCAGCCCCATGAAGGTGAGGCCGATGGCGGTGAACAGCGCGATGATGGCATATTTGACGATTGTCTCGGCGTAATTGCCCTCGCCCGTGCCGGCGCCGACGAGGCGTGAAAGGAGGCGCGAGAGGAACAGGCCGGCGACGATGATGATCGTGCCGAAGATGACCTTGCCGCCGAGCGCGGTGACTTGGAACAGCAGCGCGGCGACGCTGTCCCCGCCAATCGAATGCATCGCCTCGATGGCGGCGGTCAGCATGACGGCGACGAAGGCGATGGCGCCGACGATCTTGGACGGCTGGGCCCCCTCGCTCATGACGCCGACCGAGCGGATCGCATTGTCGAAGCCGAGGCTCGGCAGGATGGTCTCGATCAGCGATTTGACCCAGCGGCCGATAACAAAGGCGATGGCGAGCCAGAGGAGCGCGGCGATGACCTTGGGGATGGCGAGCGCGATGACCTCGAGCATATCGGTCGCGGGGCCCGAAATGGCTTCGATCTGGAGCGCCTGGAGCGCGGCGATGGAGGCCGAGACGATGATGATCGCGCTGACCGTCATGCCGGCGGCCTTGGCGATCGAGTGGCGCACCGGGGCGGCGCCCTCGCTGGCCTCGCCCTCGGCCGAGACGGCAACGGGCTTGTCGCCCATCGGCAGGCCCGCGCGCGCGGCCCAATCCTCGATGTTGAGCGCGCGCAGCGCGGCCTCGACGATATGGCGCGCGACCTTGGCGACGATGAGTCCGACGACGAAGATGACGACCGCGCCGATAAGATTGGGCAGATAGCTGAACACCTCGTTGGTCATGCGGGTGACCGGGGTGAGGACGTTCGACAGGCCGAGCGGCTCCAAGGCGGCGACGAGGCCGACGAGCCAGACCAGCCAGTAGCCGAGGCGACCGAGTTCCGCACCGATGGACGAGCCGTCCATGTCGGGGTCCTTCTGGAGCGCGGGCACCTTCTCGACGAGGCGCTTGATCGCCCATTGCACGGCCTTGGCGATGAAATGGGTGGCGATGAGGATGAGGAGCGCGAAGAGGACGCGCGGGCCCCATTCGGCGAGCTGACCCTGCCAGTAGGCAGGCATGTCGGATTGGTACATGGGTGGTCCCCCTGTTGGACGTTACGGGCTCGATGCTACGCCGAAACGATCGTCGTGGCAAAGCGATACGACGTATCGGCTCGCGGAACCCGCGAGCGTCACGATGCGTGAAAGTGGCGAAGCGAAGGAGCAATGCCGATGACGCCCCACTTGATCCTTGCCGCAATGCTTGCGCCTGCCGAGCCGGCGCACGGCGTCGTCGATGGCGTGGCAGTCATCGAGGCCGAGGACGTGGTGCTGCGCGGCGATTGGCGGCGGGTCGCGGACGAAGACGCATCGCGAGGTGCGGCGATCCACTATGGCGGGCCCAATCGCTATGCGCTCGATGGCAGCGAGGTGGGGGCGAGCCTGCGCTATTGCGTGATGGTGGAGGAGCCGGGCGACTATGCGCTTCGCCTCAGGATGAAGCGCTCGCGCGCGGGCGAGCCCGACATCCGCGAGGACGAGCGCAACGATTATTGGCTCAGGCTGTCGGGCGGGCAGTGGATGAAGCTGTTCGCCAATACGCCATGGGAGGAATATGGTTGGGACGGCGGTTTGGATTTCCATCACCTGACCGGAAGGCGGCCCGAGGCGGCGCTGACCTTCGAGGCGGCGGGGCTCAATTGTTTCGAGATTGCCGGGCGGTCGGAGGCGGTGCGGCTCGACGCGATCATGCTCTCGCTGGGCGATCCGGATGTGAAAACGGCGCGGGCGAGCACGCTCCTTGCCGCTGGACCCCATGTCGGATCGGTGCATCATCCGGTGACGATCGACGTGGAAGGCCCCGAGGCCAATGAGGGCGGACGGCTCAATCCCTTCACCGAGCGGCGGCTGGCGCTGACGGTGACCGCGCCCGATGGCGAGCAGATCGTCCTGCGCGGCTTCTTCGCGGGCGATGGCGATGCGGGGACGAGCGGCGCAGCGGGCGGTACGGTATGGCGCGCGCTGTTCACCCCCGACGCGCCGGGCCTGTGGCGCTGGGAGGCGCGGCTGGCGGGGGGCGAGGATATTGCCGTGTCGCGCGATTGGGCGGCGGGCGAAACGCTGGCGGAAAGCGAGGGCGAGGTGACGGTATTGCCGTCGCTGGCGCAGGGGACCGACTGGCGCGCCCAGGAGATGGGGCGACTGACCGTCGAGGACGGCGAGTATCGGCTTGGCGGATCGGGCCGCATCTGGCTCAAGTCCGGCACCAACAGCCCCGAAAACCTGCTCGGTTTTCACGAGTTTGACGACACCTATCGCATGGCGAGCAATGCGCGCGAGGGGGAGGCTGCGGCCTCGCTCGACCTGCATCGCTTCGCCGCGCATGAGAAGGATTGGCGCGAGGGCGATCCGACATGGGGCGATGACGGGCGCGGCAAGGCGCTCATCGGGGCGGTCAATTATCTTGCCGACCAGGGAGTGAATTCGGCCTATTTCCTGCTGTGGAACGTGGGCGGGGACGGCAAGGACGTGTGGCCCTTCGTCGATCCCGACGACATGACGCGGTTCGACATCTCCAAGCTCGATCAATGGCAGACGCTGTTCGCGCATCTGCAGGCGCGGGGCATCGCGCTGCATCTAGTGCTGCAGGAAACCGAGAATGAGCTGGTCATGGATGGCGGCGACACGGGCACCATCCGCAAGCTCTATTTCGCCGAGATGGCGGCGCGGTTCGGGCACCATAATGCGCTGATCTGGAACCTCGGCGAGGAGAATGGACCGGTGCATTGGCGCCCCGAGGGGCAATCGACCGCGCAGCGCGAGGCGATGATCGACTGGCTGTCGGCGGTCGATCCCTACGATCATCCGATCCTGCTCCACACCCTCCCCAATCCCGAGGACAAGGACGACATCCTGCCGCCATTGCTCGGCTACGAGGGCCTCGACGGGCTCAGCTTCCAGGTGTCCGACCCGGCGGCAGTCAAGGCCGAGACGCTGCGCTGGGCGCGGGCGAGCCGAGCGGCGGGGCAGCCATGGGCGCTGAGCATGGACGAAATCGGGCCGTGGATGCATGGCGCGGTGCCCGATGCGGATAGCGAGGATGGGCATCGCGCGCTCGCCCGCGAGGCGCTGTGGGGGCATCTGCTGGCCGGTGGCAGCGGGGTCGAATGGTATTTCGGCGCGCAGCACGATCATAACGATCTTACCGCCGAGGACTTTCGCTCGCGCGACAAATTGTGGCGCATTTCGAGCGCGGCGCGGCGGTTGGTCGAGGATACCTTCGATCTCGCAACGCGCCGACCCTGCGACGGGCGGTTCGAGGACTATAAGTGCTTGCAGGGCATCACGCCCGATGGCCTCAAGGCGATAATGCTTTACCTCGAGGCGGGGGAGGCAGTGCCGGCCGAACTCCTGACTGGCATCTCGATCGAATTTCGCGATCCGCTGGCAGCTGGCTCGCCGATCGAGGGCGGTCCGGCACACGACCGGATCGTGATCGCGAAGGACTAGTCGCCGCGGATCTCGGCGCGGCGCGCGTCCCACCAGTCGAGGCGTTCCTTGAGACGCTTCTCGAAGCCGCGTTCGACGGGGTCGTAGAAGCGCTGCGGGGGCAAGTCGTCGGGCCAGTAATTGTCGCCCGAAAAACCGTCCTCGGCGTCATGGTCGTAGGTATAACCCTTGCCGTAGCCAACCTCCTTCATGAGCTTGGTCGGCGCGTTGAGGATGTTCTGGGGCGGCATCAGGCTGCCGGTTTCCTTGGCGGTGCGGAAAGCGGCTTTCTGCGCCTTATAGGCGGCGTTCGATTTGGGGGCGCTGGCAAGGTAGAGGACGGCCTGGACGAGCGCGAGTTCGCCCTCGGGGCTGCCTAGGAAATCATAGGCGTCCTTGGCAGCGAGGCATTGGACGAGCGCATTGGGATCGGCGAGGCCGATGTCTTCCGACGCCATGCGCACGAGGCGGCGGCAAAGGTAGAGCGGATCCTCGCCCGCCGTCAGCATGCGTGCGAGATAATAGAGCGCGGCCTGCGGGTCGCTGCCGCGGACCGATTTGTGGAGCGCGCTGATGAGGTTGTAATGCCCCTCGCGATCCTTGTCATAGACCGCGACGCGGCGCTGGAGCAGGTCGGCGAGCCCCTTGGGGTCCAGCGGTTCGGTGAGGCCCAGGTCGAACAGCGTTTCGGCCTGGTTGAGGAGAAAGCGCCCATCGCCGTCGGCGGAGGCGACCAGCGCGGCGCGGGCATTGTCGTCGAGCGGGAGGGGGGCGCCGACGAGCGCCTCGGCCTTGTCGAGCAGCTTCGATAGCGCGGTCTCGTCGAGGCGGTGGAGGATGAGGACCTGCGCACGCGACAGGAGCGCGGCGTTCAATTCGAAGCTGGGGTTTTCGGTGGTGGCGCCGACGAGCGTGACGGTGCCGTCCTCGACGAAGGGAAGGAAGCCGTCCTGCTGGGCGCGATTGAAGCGGTGGATTTCATCGACGAAGAGC
The nucleotide sequence above comes from Sphingomicrobium arenosum. Encoded proteins:
- a CDS encoding replication-associated recombination protein A, yielding MADLFGSDPEPSADSGPAEGAPLADRLRPRALDEVVGQEYLTGPEGAIGRMVAAGKLSSMILWGPPGTGKTSIARLLADAVGLRFVMLSAVFSGVADLKRAFAEAKKMASAGQRTLLFVDEIHRFNRAQQDGFLPFVEDGTVTLVGATTENPSFELNAALLSRAQVLILHRLDETALSKLLDKAEALVGAPLPLDDNARAALVASADGDGRFLLNQAETLFDLGLTEPLDPKGLADLLQRRVAVYDKDREGHYNLISALHKSVRGSDPQAALYYLARMLTAGEDPLYLCRRLVRMASEDIGLADPNALVQCLAAKDAYDFLGSPEGELALVQAVLYLASAPKSNAAYKAQKAAFRTAKETGSLMPPQNILNAPTKLMKEVGYGKGYTYDHDAEDGFSGDNYWPDDLPPQRFYDPVERGFEKRLKERLDWWDARRAEIRGD
- a CDS encoding beta strand repeat-containing protein, with the translated sequence MTIQRTRALTGTAVAAIATASLFATPAQAGHLSCGVSEPTTYDFTSSDAAPGTDVTNGSSVTYLLTETGERNSFTIGTDNYLTNQGSIVNTTPGTAVTITGGNTVVQNDSTGTITGTVGVDASTAGDTCQAVINRGSLTGSGGTAVDLGGGDDYFQSWAGSTTSGTVLGGTGEDTIVFGNDTGANSDLSLTGVNDAANFTGFEDYVILTSGAGSTTNLTGLGSTALTIADGSMVTLSGDNTDDITIGDDAMLTVADTGSVVVTDNEAAIVGSDGDNSLVLYGDVSTNGATAIDLGDGADSVQYWDTATVTGMIDGGLGDDNITYGNDSAVDVSRSLDQLAGFETVNVTTLGAGDVTLTGSSDADLVVTDDSMATLDGDITGDATISDSATLTVGEDGSIIVSDGEAAVMGDAGANTLIAYGEITTDGDTAVDLGAGDDVVQYWDSATITGDIDLGDDMDLVIYGNASDEDVSRSLDQLTNVEDIQVLTQGLGNVTLTGTSDAMLTLAADSMAMLDGDLTEMVTLEAGSDFSVGADGSVDVADGNAVLVNGDGVMISNAGLINSGDGTDATLDDDIGIYVGDNDGVMITNEATGTISGDIGIATVDGMNASTTVANYGSIEGRDGLAADLGDGDDVFQQWNSATVTGDVDGGTGTDALIFGNDTDADVSRTLDAFSSTGDFLNFEDVSFLQTGTGGFVLSGAGDTMFTVGEDTTVTLTGDTTEMVTLAAGSTLDVDTDGSVMVDDGNAILVDGDGVTINVDGMVSSTDATVGGDLDLTDDAGIYAGTGVGTDITIGTTGSVSGDIGIASLDGSQVTITSAGDITGTGGTAVALGDGDDMVTFTTGASTDGDVNLGGGDDMLVFDGVEDFATFMGDFDGGDGTDSFEIVNSMLNADLGPLGFETATLSDSMVVGDVTFAGDLTLDGTNSFDLGLDSLTIDGDGTLAATGEVLIDTPLDADLIDMDIAVVTTTGTFTDAGGTVTVNDDDLFLDYVTTVDGTGISVAVNGVNVGVDSLDPNIVVLGDALTDGFLDGTIDPANLDIINALDPADFDRFAAEVLPILDGGVSRELFEAHKTMNQYLDGPRADLDSPGVNLWVQGSYRAAEADAFSVTNVGYEADTWTASIGADVDLGGARIGLTGGYANIDFGDNDLVYDRDIGAYKAAIYALANLGSNGFINGELGYVWADGSALRDTDLGLVTNDYDLDGLVASANLGFGIPLSPALSIVPTIGVDYADFGYDETEVGGFDFAIDREGNDWFEGKAGANLIYDAGGIDFRVGGFYVENFGDDEDVVRLTSAELGSFDVVQRRVGVDDHFELDAEAGFDIGAGRLALAYGGDFADGYNAHQGLVRLSFALGGAAPAMPAPPPVVSRPTPPPPPPPATITCPDGTVILATEQCPPPPPPPPPPPPAPEPERG
- a CDS encoding DUF5060 domain-containing protein: MTPHLILAAMLAPAEPAHGVVDGVAVIEAEDVVLRGDWRRVADEDASRGAAIHYGGPNRYALDGSEVGASLRYCVMVEEPGDYALRLRMKRSRAGEPDIREDERNDYWLRLSGGQWMKLFANTPWEEYGWDGGLDFHHLTGRRPEAALTFEAAGLNCFEIAGRSEAVRLDAIMLSLGDPDVKTARASTLLAAGPHVGSVHHPVTIDVEGPEANEGGRLNPFTERRLALTVTAPDGEQIVLRGFFAGDGDAGTSGAAGGTVWRALFTPDAPGLWRWEARLAGGEDIAVSRDWAAGETLAESEGEVTVLPSLAQGTDWRAQEMGRLTVEDGEYRLGGSGRIWLKSGTNSPENLLGFHEFDDTYRMASNAREGEAAASLDLHRFAAHEKDWREGDPTWGDDGRGKALIGAVNYLADQGVNSAYFLLWNVGGDGKDVWPFVDPDDMTRFDISKLDQWQTLFAHLQARGIALHLVLQETENELVMDGGDTGTIRKLYFAEMAARFGHHNALIWNLGEENGPVHWRPEGQSTAQREAMIDWLSAVDPYDHPILLHTLPNPEDKDDILPPLLGYEGLDGLSFQVSDPAAVKAETLRWARASRAAGQPWALSMDEIGPWMHGAVPDADSEDGHRALAREALWGHLLAGGSGVEWYFGAQHDHNDLTAEDFRSRDKLWRISSAARRLVEDTFDLATRRPCDGRFEDYKCLQGITPDGLKAIMLYLEAGEAVPAELLTGISIEFRDPLAAGSPIEGGPAHDRIVIAKD
- a CDS encoding mechanosensitive ion channel, yielding MYQSDMPAYWQGQLAEWGPRVLFALLILIATHFIAKAVQWAIKRLVEKVPALQKDPDMDGSSIGAELGRLGYWLVWLVGLVAALEPLGLSNVLTPVTRMTNEVFSYLPNLIGAVVIFVVGLIVAKVARHIVEAALRALNIEDWAARAGLPMGDKPVAVSAEGEASEGAAPVRHSIAKAAGMTVSAIIIVSASIAALQALQIEAISGPATDMLEVIALAIPKVIAALLWLAIAFVIGRWVKSLIETILPSLGFDNAIRSVGVMSEGAQPSKIVGAIAFVAVMLTAAIEAMHSIGGDSVAALLFQVTALGGKVIFGTIIIVAGLFLSRLLSRLVGAGTGEGNYAETIVKYAIIALFTAIGLTFMGLANEIVILAFGLILGSAAIATALAFGLGGRDFAARTLERWDAQADATSAPRAPRPKKLPKSPPPEDDSQPPLV